CCGGCTGGCTGACCCGGATGAACGCGGTGCTGGCCAAGACCGGCATGTATGTCGCCATCGTCGGTCTGCTGGCGATCGTCGGGGTCGTCTTTTATCAGGTGTTCGGCCGCTACGTGCTGAACAACTCGCCGACATGGGCGGAAAGCCTGGCCATCGTGCTGGTGCTGTACGTCACCCTGATCGGTGCCGCCGTCGGGGTCCGCGACGCCGGCCATATCGGGCTCGAATCCCTCTTGGTGATGCTGTCCGACACCGCGCGGCGCAAGGTCGACATCCTCATCTACGCGCTGGTCGGAACCTTCGGCGGCTGCATGGCCTACAACGGCTGGCTGCTCGGCAGTTCGGTCATGTCCTACACGATCCCGAACCTTCACATCTCGGAAGCCGTGCGCTACGTGCCGCTGGTCCTGTCGGGTGTGCTGATCGTCCTGTTCTCCATCGAGCACATCGTCGCCATCCTGCGCGGCGAGGAGGTCAAGCCGTCATGGAACTGATGATCCTCAGCATCACCTTCTTCGGCTTCCTCATCCTCGGCATCCCGGTCGCCTTCGCCATCGGCCTGTCGGCGCTCTGCACCATCCTCTATGAAGGCCTGCCCGTCGCGGTGGTCTTCCAGCAGATGATGTCGGGGATGAACGTCTTCTCGTTCCTGGCCATTCCCTTCTTCGTCTTCTCGGGCGAGCTGATGCTGCACGGCGGCGTCGCCGACAAGATCGTCGGCGCGGCGAAGAGCATGGTCGGCCACATCCGCGGCGGGCTCGGCATGTCCAACGTGGTGGCCTGCACCCTGTTCGGCGGCGTCGCCGGCTCCCCCGTCGCCGACGTGTCGGCCATGGGCGCGGTGATGATCCCGATGATGAAGCGGGAGGGCTACCACGCCGACTACGCGGTCAACGTCACCACCCACGCCGCGCTGGTCGGCGCGCTGATGCCGACCAGCCACAACATGATCATCTACGCGCTGGCCGCCGGCGGAAAGGCGTCCATCGGATCGCTGATCGCCGCGGGCCTGATGCCGGCGCTGCTGCTGATGGTCTGCAACCTGGGCGCCGCCTATTACGTCGCGGTCCGCCGCGGCTACCCGAGCGGAACCTTCCCCGGCTGGGACATCCTGCTGCGCAGCTTCGCCGCCGCCCTGCCGGGCATGCTGATCGTCGTCATCATCCTGGCCGGCATCACCAGCGGCGTGTTCACCGCGACCGAATCGGCCTCCGTGGCCGTGATCTACGCGCTGCTGCTGACCACGCTGGTCTACCGCACGCTGAGCCTGGAGAAGTTCCTGGCCGCCGCCGCCAAGACGGTGAAGACCACCGGCGTGGTGCTGCTGCTGATCGGCGTGTCGACGATGTTCCAGTACCTCATGGGGCTGTACGAGGTGGCGGACATGACCGGCGAACTGCTGGCCGGCATCTCGACCAACCCGATCGTCATCTTCCTGCTGATCAACATCATCCTGTTCCTGCTGGGCACCTTCATGGACATGGCCAGCACGATCCTGATCTGCACGCCGATCTTCCTGCCGATCGCCATGGCCTATGGCATGGACCCGGTGCAGTTCGGCATCGTGATGCTGATCAACTGCGCGCTCGGCCTAAACACCCCGCCGGTCGGCACCACCCAGTTCATCGGCTGCGCCATCGGCGGCGTGTCGGTCGGCGAGGTGATGCGCTCCATCACGCCCTTCTACGGGGCGCTGTTCGTGGCGCTGCTGCTGGTCACCTATGTTCCGGGCTTCTCGCTGTGGCTGCCGCATCTGCTGATGAACTGAACCGGGGCGGAGTACGGCTCTCCTGAACGACTTCTCTCCTGAACTGGGCCATCGGCTTCCCGCCGATGGCCCGTTTTTTTATGAGCAGGCTTCAGGCCGCCGGTTTCAGGCGGACAGGTCCAGAACCACCCGGCCGCGGATCTGGCCGGCCAGGATGCGTTCGCCCAGCGTCGGCAGGTCGGCGAAGGGATGGACCTCGTACATCGCGGACAGGTGGCCGGGGTCGAGGTCGCGGGCCAGCCTTACCCAGGCGGATGCGCGGCGGTCGGCCGGGGCCATCACCGAGTCGATGCCGATCAGCGTCACGCTGCGCAGGATGTGCGGAAGCACCGTGCCGGGCAGGTCGGACGAGCCGGCAAGCCCGCAGGCGGCGATGGCCCCGCCCCACACCGTCTGCGACAGGGCGTTTACCAGCGTCTGGCCGCCCACCGAATCGACGCCGCCGGCCCAGCGCTCCTTCTGCAGGGGCGGCCCCTTCTCAAGCAGGGTGGCGCGGTCGATGAAGCCGCCGGCGCCCAGGCCGCGCAGATAGTCGTGCGTCTCCGGCCGCCCGGTGGTGGCGGTGACGGCATAGCCGCGCTTGGCCAGCAGGGCGACCGCCACCGATCCGACGCCGCCGGCCGCGCCGGTGACCAGCACCTCGCCGCCGCCGGGCTGGATCGCGCCCCAGCGTTCCAGCGCATCGACGCAGAGCGCCGCGGTGTAGCCGGCGGTGCCGATCCCCATCGCCTGTTCCGGTGTGAAGACGTCGGGCAGGCGGATCAGCCATTCCGGCTTCACCCGCTGATAGCGGCTGTAGCCGCCCCATTGCGTCTCCGACAGGCCCCAGCCATTGACCACCACCCGGTCGCCGGCCTTCCAGGCTGGCGAGCGCGACTCGACCACCGTGCCGGCGAGATCGATCCCCGCCACCATCGGCAGTTTGCGGGCGATCTTCGCCTTTCCGGTGACGGCAAGCCCGTCCTTGTAGTTGACCGTGGAATGGGAAACCTCGACCAGCACCTCGTGGTCCGGCAGATCGGACGGCGAAAGCGTGGTGAAGGAACCCTTGGGCTTGCCGTTGTCGTCGGCGATGACGAAGGCGGTGAAGGAACCGGGAATGGACATCGGGCGCACTCCATTGCGCTGCAGGTCTGCCCGAGACGATGCGCCGCATTCCGATATAGGTCAAACAAATTGGCGCCGACCATTTGGCGGGCCGAACCCCTCCGAATTGGAGGTATTCAGGCCGACCTCTACCCCGGCCTGGCAAATCGGCCGCAAGACGGGGCCATGAGATGGAGTAGTGGAAGGGCGGCGAAATCGGTTGTGCCCGTCCTCTTTCGCCGTTGCGGAGAAATCAGCTCGCCCGGCCGGACGCGGTTCTTTCCAAGGAATGATCGGCTTATTGGGCGTTGTGGCCTGGGCAGGATCCCGTACATCACGGTATGCGCAAAACGATTTCCAACAACTCCCCAGAAAGGGGTTTTCATGCACGGGATCATTCTTGCCGACGCCGGGCTGGCCGATATCGACGCGTTGATCGGCCGGCACGCGCCGGATGTGACGGTGATCCGGGTGGCCGGCGACGAGGACGCCCTCGGCCTGCTTGCCGACGCCCTGGAGGCGGGGCCGGCCGCGGTCCACCTGATCGCCCACGGCGCGCCGGGCGTGGTGAGGCTGGGGGCGATGCCGCTCGACATCAGCGCCCTGTTGGACCGCCGCTGGCCCGATGCGAGCGGCACCGAGATCCTGATCCATGCCTGCGACGTCGGCGCCGGGGCTGACGGCCGCAGCTTCGTGGAATGCCTGGCCGCCGTCACCGGCGCGCGCGTCGCCGCCGCCAGCCATCCGGTCGGCCATGCGGACCAGGGCGGTTCCTGGGAGCTCGACGTGGTGACCGGCCAGATTTTGACGGCGCGGCCCTTCGCGGGCGCCGACGTGTGGCCGCACCGGCTGGCCTACAGCGGCACCCCGTCGGCGGGCAACGACACGCTGGTCGGCGACAATGGCGGCAACGTCATCAATGGACTGGCCGGCAACGACAGCATTGTCGGCGGCACCGGCAACGACAGCCTGATCGGCGGGCTTGGCGACGACACGCTGGTCGGCGGCGGCAACAGCGGCGTGGCGGCCGGCGACACCATGAACGGCGGGCTGGGCGCCGACCATTATGTCGGCGGCAGCGGCTTCAACATCGTCACCTACGAGGACGCCACCACCGGCATCACGCTGGACCTGGGCAACGGCGCCAACAACACCGGCGAGGCGGCCGGCGACACCTTCGAGAACATCCAGCGCTGGATCGGCTCCGAATATGCCGACAGCATGACGGCGGGCGACACGGCGGTGTGGTTCTGGGGCCATGGCGGCGACGACATCGAGCATGGCGGGGCCGGCAACGACACGCTGGAGGCCGGCGACGGCAACGACAGCGTCTTCGGCGGCGGCGGCAACGACCTGATCTATGGCCGCGCCGACAATGACGAACTGCATGGCCAGGACGGCAACGACACGGTGGCCGGCGGCGGCGGCGCCGACCTGATCCATGGCGATGCCGGCAACGACCTGCTGAAGGGCGACTGGGAACGCGACACCATCCATGGCGGCGACGGCGACGACACCATCCTGGCCGGCATCGTCACCGCCGGCAGCTATGCCCAGACCCAGGCCGACACGATCTTCGGCGAGGCCGGCAACGACCGCTACATCGTCGTCAGCCAGTATGACGCCGGCACCGTCAGCTTCGACGGCGGCACCGGCACCGACACGCTGGAGGTCCGGTCCGACAACCTGACCAGCTACAACGGCTACGACCTGGAATACTATACCGACGTCGCCTCCCCGAGGATCGACATCAGCGGGATGACGCTGACCAGCGTCGAGACGCTGGCCCTGACCGGCAGCCAGCGCCACACCGTGACGATGACGGCGGCCCAGGCCAATGGCTTCACCAGCATAACCGGCGCGGTCACCGGCGACGCCTTCGCCATCGCCGGTGCGTCGCTGTCGGGTACCGTGGGCACCGGCAGCGGCGGCACCCTCCAGGCCGGTCAGGTCCAGGCGGAGACGGTGAACGGCGTCACCCTGGTCCATGTCGGGCTGGACGCCGCCGCCGGGGCCGACGTGACCCTGCGCATCGCCGGCAGCTTCGCCGCGTCGAGCATCGGCCTGTCCGGCAACACCATCACGCTGGGGCAGGCCGGGTCCGGCGGCAACACGGGCGGGGGCAACCCCGGCGGCTCCTCCGGCGGCCTGACGCTGACCGGCACCGATGCCCGCGACTATCTGGCCGGCGGCGCCGGCAACGACGTCATCATCGGCAACGGCGGCAACGACTACATGGTCGGCGGGGCCGGCAGCGACAGCTTCGTCTTCAAGCCCGGCGACGGCTGGGACTATGTCGCCGACTTCCAGGCCGGCAGCGGCGGCGACGTGCTGAATGTCGCGGGTTGGACCGGGCTGACCGACTTCACCGCGGTGATGGCCGCCGCCACCCAGGAGGGCGCCAACACCATCGTCCGCTTCGACGACAACAACAGCGTCACCCTGGAAAACGTCACCCGCAGCAGCCTGACCGCCGCCAACTTCTCGTTCCTCAATGCCTCCCCCGGCGGAAGCACGGGTGGCGGCTCCACCGGCGGCGTTTCGGGCCAGATGATCACCGGCACCTCCGCCGGGGAGTATCTGGCCGGCGGCAGCGGCAACGACACCATCACCGGCAATGGCGGCAACGACTATATGATCGGCGGCGCCGGGCGGGATACCTTCGTCCAGGGTGCGGCCGATGGTTGGGACTGCATCGGCGATTTCCAGGCCGGCAGCGGCGGCGACGTGATCGACCTGCGCAGCATCGCCGGCTTCTCCAGCCTGAACGACGTGCTGACCCACTCGGTCCAGAGCGGGGCCGACCTGTCGATCGATTTCGGCAGCACCAGCACCATCAAGCTGATGGGCGTCGACCGCAGCATGCTGACGGCGGAGAACTTCCTGTTCGCCAACCCGATCGGCTGAACCGGCGGCGGGCGCCGCTCCTGCGCGGGGCCGGCGCCCGTCCCTTCACTCTCCCTGCTTCTCCTCCTGCCAGCGGTCGCGGAACACCAGATCCTCCAGCGGCAGGCGCTTGCGCCAGCCCTTGGTTTCCAGCTCCGGCGTCGCCTCGAAATGGGTGACGCGGCCGAGGCAGAGATAGGCGATCGGAACGATCCGCTCCGGGATGCCCAGCGCGTTCCGCAGCGCGTCCTCGTGCAGGATGCTGACCCAGCCGACTCCCAGCCCTTCCGCCCGCGCCGCCAGCCACAGATTCTGCACGGCGCAGACGCAGCTGTAGAGGTCCATCGCCGGCATGTGGGTGCGGCCCAGCACCACCGGGCCGGAGCGCTCGCGGTCGCAGGTGATGCAGAGATTGACCGGCGCCTCGCGGATGCCCTCCAGCTTCAGGCGGCTGTAGAGGCCGCGGCGCTCCCCTTCGAACATCGCCGCCGCTTCCTCGTTGGCGCGGGCGAAATCGGCGTGGATGCGGGACTTCACCTCCTTGTCGGTGATGACGATGAAGTTCCAGGGCTGCATGAAGCCGACCGACGGCGCATGGTGGGCGGCCAGCAGGATGCGGTTCAGCACCTCGTCCGGCACCGGGTCGGGCCGGAACTGCCCGCGCACGTCGCGGCGGGAAAAGATCGCCTTGTAGAGCGCGTCGCGCTCCGCCGGGGTGAAGTCTTCATCCATGCGCCGTCGCCCCCCGCGCGATCAGGTGGACGAAGGATCCCAGCGCCAGCCCGCGCCGGCTGCCCAGCGCGCCCAGGTCGCTGCCGTCCGCCGCCGTCGCATGCAGCAGCGGCGCGTCGTCGCCGCGGGCGAGGGTCGAGGCATAGTGGAACTCGTGCCCCATCAGCGGCGATCCCGCCGGACCCAGCGGCCCGTCGGCCAGCAGCGCCGCGCGGCGATAGCCCAGATGCAGGCGCCGCTTGGCGAAGGAGGTGCGCACCCCCAGCAGCCCGGTCATCGGGTGGGTGACGCCGTCGGCATCCTCCAGCGTTTCCCCCATCACCATGTAGCCGCCGCACTCGCCATAGACCGGCACCCGCTCCACCGCCGCACGCAAGCCGTCGCGGAAGGCGTGGTTGGCGGCGAGGCGCCCGGCATGCAGCTCCGGATAGCCGCCGGGCAGATAGACGGCGTCCGCATCCGGCGGGGGCGGCTCGTCCGCCAGGGGGGAGAAGAAACGCAGCTCCGCCCCGGCGGCCTGCCAGCCGGCGGTCAAATGCGGATAGACGAAGGTGAAGGCGGCATCCCGCGCGATGGCGATGCGCTGGCCCGGCGGCGGCAGGGCGGGGGCGTCGCTGCCCGGCCCGGCCTTCGACGGTTTCGCCAGCGCGACGACGCGGTCGAGATCGACATGCTCCGCGACGAAACGGCCGAGCGCCGCCAGCCGGTCGGCCAGCCCCTCCGTCTCGTCGGCCTGGACAAGGCCGAGATGGCGTTCGGGCAGGCTGAGATCCGGCGCGCGGGGCAGGGAACCAAGGACGGGAATCCCCAGCGCCTCGATGGCGGTGCCGGCGAGTGCGGTGTGGCGCGGGCTGCCGACATTGTTCAGCACGACGCCGCCGATGGTCACGTCGTCGCGGTATGTGGCGAAGCCCTTCACCAGGGCCGCGGCCGATTGCGACTGTCCCTTGGCGTTGACCACCAGCAGGACCGGCCAGCCGGTGCGCGCCGCGATCTCCGCCGTCGAGCCGGTGCCGGTGGCGCCGACCCCGGCCACGCCGTCGAACAGCCCCATCAGCGCCTCGCAGACCAGCAGATCGGCGCCCTCGGCGGCGCGGGCGGCCAGCCCGTCCAGCAGGTCCGGCCCCATCGCCCAGCTGTCGAGGTTCACGCTGGGACGGCCGGTGGCGGCGCGGTGGAAGGCCGGGTCGATGTAGTCCGGCCCCGACTTCACCGCTCCCACCGCCACGCCGCGGGCGCGGAGCGCCGCCAGCAGGCCCAGCGTCAGCGTCGTCTTGCCGGTGCCCGATGCCGGAGCGGCGATGATGAGACCGCTAGCCATTCTTCCCTCCGGCATTCCGCAACGCCGCCTGGGCCGGCAGCCATTCCAGCGCCGGGCGCAGCCGCACCACCTCGCCGATCACGATGATGGCGGGCGGCTCCAGCCCGCTCGCCGCCAGATCGGCGACGCAGGCCCCGAGGCTGGTGACGAGGCTCTTCTGGTTGGGGGTCGTCGCCTCCGTCACCACGCCGACGGGGGTATCGGCGGACAGGCCGCCGGCCATCAGCTCCGCCGCGATGGTGGGCAGCGCCTTCCAGCCCATATAGAGGATCAGCGGCGCCCTGGTCGCGGCCAGCGCCCGCCAGTCCGGCCCGCCGCCCAGCGAATGGCCGGTCGCCAGGATCACCGCCTGGTTGGTGTCGCGGTGGGTCGCCGGGATGCCTGCATAGGCCGGGCCGGCGAGGCCCGACGTGATGCCCGGCACGATGCGGAAAGGGATGCCCTCCGCCGCCAGCGCCTGCGCCTCTTCGCCGCCGCGGCCGAAGACGAAGGGGTCGCCGCCCTTCAGGCGAAGCACGCGGTGCCCTTCCTTCGCCAGTTCGATCAGGCGGTTGGTGATGTCGTCCTGATGGGCGGAGGGGCGGCCGCCGCGCTTTCCGGCGAACTCCAGCCTTGCCGACGGGCCGGCCAGCGCCATGATCCGTTCGCCGACCAGCGCGTCATGGACGATGACGTCGGCTTGCCTTAGACCTTGCAGGGCCAGCAGGGTCAGCAGGCCGGGATCGCCGGGACCGGACCCGGCCAGCCAGACGCTGCCGGGGGCGAAGGGGACCAGGACGCTTTCGGGAATGGACCACTCAGACGACATGAACGCGGACTCGGGCTCGGAGAAGATGGAAGGCGGTGCGGAGGGTTCCGGCATGTCGGAGCATGCTACACCCTTGCGCCGAGGCTGGACGACGGGAACCTGCGCCACCGCGGCGGCGCGTGCGGCGGCGGACGCTCTGTTCGGCCGGGAGTTCCCCGACCCGGTGACCGTGACCCTGCCCGGCGGCCAGACCCCGGCCTTCGCGCTGGCGGTGACGGAGCGGGGGGAGGGGTCGGACGGACCCTGGGCCGCGGCCGGCGTGGTCAAGGATGCCGGCGACGACCCCGACGTGACCCATGGCGCGCTGGTGCGGGCGCGGGTCTGGCGCGGCGCCCCCGGCAGCGGCGTGAGTTTCCGCGCCGGCCCCGGCGTCGGCACCGTGACCCTGCCCGGACTGCCCCTGGCCGTCGGCGAACCGGCGATCAACCCGGTGCCGCGCAGCATGATCGCCCGGGCGGTGGGGGAGGCGGCGGCCGAGGCAGGACAGCCCGCGGATCTCGTGGTCGAGGTCGGGGTGGAGAATGGCGAGCGGCTCGCCCGGCGCACCATGAACGGGCGGCTCGGCATCCTCGGCGGGCTGTCGATCCTGGGGACCACGGGGATCGTCGTGCCCTATTCCTGCGCGGCCTGGATCGCGTCGATCCAGCGCGGCATCGACGTGGCGCGGGCCGCCGGGCTGAGCCATGTCGCCGCCTGCACCGGCGACCTGTCGGAAAAGGCGGTGGTGGCGCGCTATGGCCTGTCCGAACAGGCGCTGATCGACATGGGCGATTTCGCCGGCGGCACGCTGAAATACCTGCGCCGGCACCCCATTCCCCGCCTGACCCTGTGCGGCGGCTTCGCCAAGTTCGGCAAGCTGGCGCGCGGGCTGATGGATCTGCACAGCAAGCGCAACAGCGTGGATTTCGACTGGCTGGCCGGGCGGCTGGCGGAGCTGGGCGCCGGGCCGGACCTGATCGCCCGGGCGCGCGGCGCCAACACGGCGGCGCAGGTGCTTGGCATGGCGGACGCCGCCGGCCTGCCGCTGGCCGACCATGTGGCGGAACTGGCCCGCCGCGCCGCGCAGGATGTGCTGGAGGATGCACCGGTCGCCGTCGAGGTGCTCGTCACCGACCGGCAGGGGCGCATCGTCGGGGTTGCTCACTCCCCCAATCCCCGATAGCGCCGCACGTGGCTGCCGTCGTACAGCGCGCTGCAGCGGAACTCCTCATGGCCCAGCGCCGGACCGACCAGGATCAGCGCGGTGCGTTCCATCGGTGAGGCCGCCACCTGCGCCGCGATGTCGGCCAGCGTGCCGCGCAGCACCCGTTCGTCCGGCCAGGTGGCGCGGTAGACCACCGCCGCCGGGCAGCCGGCGCCGTAGAGCGGGGTCAGCCGCTCCACCACCCGGTCGACGACGTGGATCGACAGGTGGATCGCCAGCGTGGCGCCCGAGGCGCCCAGCACCTCCAGCG
Above is a window of Azospirillum ramasamyi DNA encoding:
- a CDS encoding DUF4347 domain-containing protein, which encodes MHGIILADAGLADIDALIGRHAPDVTVIRVAGDEDALGLLADALEAGPAAVHLIAHGAPGVVRLGAMPLDISALLDRRWPDASGTEILIHACDVGAGADGRSFVECLAAVTGARVAAASHPVGHADQGGSWELDVVTGQILTARPFAGADVWPHRLAYSGTPSAGNDTLVGDNGGNVINGLAGNDSIVGGTGNDSLIGGLGDDTLVGGGNSGVAAGDTMNGGLGADHYVGGSGFNIVTYEDATTGITLDLGNGANNTGEAAGDTFENIQRWIGSEYADSMTAGDTAVWFWGHGGDDIEHGGAGNDTLEAGDGNDSVFGGGGNDLIYGRADNDELHGQDGNDTVAGGGGADLIHGDAGNDLLKGDWERDTIHGGDGDDTILAGIVTAGSYAQTQADTIFGEAGNDRYIVVSQYDAGTVSFDGGTGTDTLEVRSDNLTSYNGYDLEYYTDVASPRIDISGMTLTSVETLALTGSQRHTVTMTAAQANGFTSITGAVTGDAFAIAGASLSGTVGTGSGGTLQAGQVQAETVNGVTLVHVGLDAAAGADVTLRIAGSFAASSIGLSGNTITLGQAGSGGNTGGGNPGGSSGGLTLTGTDARDYLAGGAGNDVIIGNGGNDYMVGGAGSDSFVFKPGDGWDYVADFQAGSGGDVLNVAGWTGLTDFTAVMAAATQEGANTIVRFDDNNSVTLENVTRSSLTAANFSFLNASPGGSTGGGSTGGVSGQMITGTSAGEYLAGGSGNDTITGNGGNDYMIGGAGRDTFVQGAADGWDCIGDFQAGSGGDVIDLRSIAGFSSLNDVLTHSVQSGADLSIDFGSTSTIKLMGVDRSMLTAENFLFANPIG
- a CDS encoding TRAP transporter large permease, giving the protein MELMILSITFFGFLILGIPVAFAIGLSALCTILYEGLPVAVVFQQMMSGMNVFSFLAIPFFVFSGELMLHGGVADKIVGAAKSMVGHIRGGLGMSNVVACTLFGGVAGSPVADVSAMGAVMIPMMKREGYHADYAVNVTTHAALVGALMPTSHNMIIYALAAGGKASIGSLIAAGLMPALLLMVCNLGAAYYVAVRRGYPSGTFPGWDILLRSFAAALPGMLIVVIILAGITSGVFTATESASVAVIYALLLTTLVYRTLSLEKFLAAAAKTVKTTGVVLLLIGVSTMFQYLMGLYEVADMTGELLAGISTNPIVIFLLINIILFLLGTFMDMASTILICTPIFLPIAMAYGMDPVQFGIVMLINCALGLNTPPVGTTQFIGCAIGGVSVGEVMRSITPFYGALFVALLLVTYVPGFSLWLPHLLMN
- a CDS encoding MDR family oxidoreductase; this encodes MPGSFTAFVIADDNGKPKGSFTTLSPSDLPDHEVLVEVSHSTVNYKDGLAVTGKAKIARKLPMVAGIDLAGTVVESRSPAWKAGDRVVVNGWGLSETQWGGYSRYQRVKPEWLIRLPDVFTPEQAMGIGTAGYTAALCVDALERWGAIQPGGGEVLVTGAAGGVGSVAVALLAKRGYAVTATTGRPETHDYLRGLGAGGFIDRATLLEKGPPLQKERWAGGVDSVGGQTLVNALSQTVWGGAIAACGLAGSSDLPGTVLPHILRSVTLIGIDSVMAPADRRASAWVRLARDLDPGHLSAMYEVHPFADLPTLGERILAGQIRGRVVLDLSA
- a CDS encoding cobalt-precorrin-5B (C(1))-methyltransferase, with product MSEHATPLRRGWTTGTCATAAARAAADALFGREFPDPVTVTLPGGQTPAFALAVTERGEGSDGPWAAAGVVKDAGDDPDVTHGALVRARVWRGAPGSGVSFRAGPGVGTVTLPGLPLAVGEPAINPVPRSMIARAVGEAAAEAGQPADLVVEVGVENGERLARRTMNGRLGILGGLSILGTTGIVVPYSCAAWIASIQRGIDVARAAGLSHVAACTGDLSEKAVVARYGLSEQALIDMGDFAGGTLKYLRRHPIPRLTLCGGFAKFGKLARGLMDLHSKRNSVDFDWLAGRLAELGAGPDLIARARGANTAAQVLGMADAAGLPLADHVAELARRAAQDVLEDAPVAVEVLVTDRQGRIVGVAHSPNPR
- a CDS encoding TRAP transporter small permease, giving the protein MDIELQAMDVSPPHSAGWLTRMNAVLAKTGMYVAIVGLLAIVGVVFYQVFGRYVLNNSPTWAESLAIVLVLYVTLIGAAVGVRDAGHIGLESLLVMLSDTARRKVDILIYALVGTFGGCMAYNGWLLGSSVMSYTIPNLHISEAVRYVPLVLSGVLIVLFSIEHIVAILRGEEVKPSWN
- the bluB gene encoding 5,6-dimethylbenzimidazole synthase produces the protein MDEDFTPAERDALYKAIFSRRDVRGQFRPDPVPDEVLNRILLAAHHAPSVGFMQPWNFIVITDKEVKSRIHADFARANEEAAAMFEGERRGLYSRLKLEGIREAPVNLCITCDRERSGPVVLGRTHMPAMDLYSCVCAVQNLWLAARAEGLGVGWVSILHEDALRNALGIPERIVPIAYLCLGRVTHFEATPELETKGWRKRLPLEDLVFRDRWQEEKQGE
- the cobA gene encoding uroporphyrinogen-III C-methyltransferase, coding for MSSEWSIPESVLVPFAPGSVWLAGSGPGDPGLLTLLALQGLRQADVIVHDALVGERIMALAGPSARLEFAGKRGGRPSAHQDDITNRLIELAKEGHRVLRLKGGDPFVFGRGGEEAQALAAEGIPFRIVPGITSGLAGPAYAGIPATHRDTNQAVILATGHSLGGGPDWRALAATRAPLILYMGWKALPTIAAELMAGGLSADTPVGVVTEATTPNQKSLVTSLGACVADLAASGLEPPAIIVIGEVVRLRPALEWLPAQAALRNAGGKNG
- a CDS encoding cobyrinate a,c-diamide synthase; translated protein: MPEGRMASGLIIAAPASGTGKTTLTLGLLAALRARGVAVGAVKSGPDYIDPAFHRAATGRPSVNLDSWAMGPDLLDGLAARAAEGADLLVCEALMGLFDGVAGVGATGTGSTAEIAARTGWPVLLVVNAKGQSQSAAALVKGFATYRDDVTIGGVVLNNVGSPRHTALAGTAIEALGIPVLGSLPRAPDLSLPERHLGLVQADETEGLADRLAALGRFVAEHVDLDRVVALAKPSKAGPGSDAPALPPPGQRIAIARDAAFTFVYPHLTAGWQAAGAELRFFSPLADEPPPPDADAVYLPGGYPELHAGRLAANHAFRDGLRAAVERVPVYGECGGYMVMGETLEDADGVTHPMTGLLGVRTSFAKRRLHLGYRRAALLADGPLGPAGSPLMGHEFHYASTLARGDDAPLLHATAADGSDLGALGSRRGLALGSFVHLIARGATAHG